The DNA sequence CTCCCTATAATGCGCCTCCACTGACCGGGAACAAGGCTGAGAAGCTGACGGTAAGTGAGAGGAAAAGTGATAAATCACTTGGCTCTGAAGCGGGAAAGCGCAGTATCTGCACCCCGCGCCACACACGCTGTGGCACTGCTCTTTAACAATTTATCAGACAATCTGTGTGGGCACTCACAGGATTGATATCAGCATCTCCGGATGCAAAAAATATCAAGTCTTGAGTGAACACGTAATAAATTCATTACGACGTTTTTCTCGAGCATTGCTTACCGAGTGTAAGCAAATCAAGCTTTTAATTGAAGAGTTTGATCATGGCTCAGATTGAACGCTGGCGGCAGGCCTAACACATGCAAGTCGAACGGTAGCACAGAGAGCTTGCTCTTGGGTGACGAGTGGCGGACGGGTGAGTAATGTCTGGGAAACTGCCCGATGGAGGGGGATAACTACTGGAAACGGTGGCTAATACCGCATAACGTCTTCGGACTAAAGTGGGGGACCTTCGGGCCTCACACCATCGGATGTGCCCAGATGGGATTAGCTAGTAGGTGGGGTAAAGGCTCACCTAGGCGACGATCCCTAGCTGGTCTGAGAGGATGACCAGCCACACTGGAACTGAGACACGGTCCAGACTCCTACGGGAGGCAGCAGTGGGGAATATTGCACAATGGGCGCAAGCCTGATGCAGCCATGCCGCGTGTATGAAGAAGGCCTTCGGGTTGTAAAGTACTTTCAGCGGGGAGGAAGGGAGTGAGGTTAATAACCTTATTCATTGACGTTACCCGCAGAAGAAGCACCGGCTAACTCCGTGCCAGCAGCCGCGGTAATACGGAGGGTGCAAGCGTTAATCGGAATTACTGGGCGTAAAGCGCACGCAGGCGGTCTGTTAAGTCAGATGTGAAATCCCCGGGCTTAACCTGGGAACTGCATTTGAAACTGGCAGGCTTGAGTCTCGTAGAGGGGGGTAGAATTCCAGGTGTAGCGGTGAAATGCGTAGAGATCTGGAGGAATACCGGTGGCGAAGGCGGCCCCCTGGACGAAGACTGACGCTCAGGTGCGAAAGCGTGGGGAGCAAACAGGATTAGATACCCTGGTAGTCCACGCTGTAAACGATGTCGACTTGGAGGTTGTTCCCTTGAGGAGTGGCTTCCGGAGCTAACGCGTTAAGTCGACCGCCTGGGGAATACGGCCGCAAGGTTAAAACTCAAATGAATTGACGGGGGCCCGCACAAGCGGTGGAGCATGTGGTTTAATTCGATGCAACGCGAAGAACCTTACCTGGCCTTGACATCCACAGAAGTTTGCAGAGATGCGAACGTGCCTTCGGGAACTGTGAGACAGGTGCTGCATGGCTGTCGTCAGCTCGTGTTGTGAAATGTTGGGTTAAGTCCCGCAACGAGCGCAACCCTTATCCTTTGTTGCCAGCGATTCGGTCGGGAACTCAAAGGAGACTGCCGGTGATAAACCGGAGGAAGGTGGGGATGACGTCAAGTCATCATGGCCCTTACGGCCAGGGCTACACACGTGCTACAATGGCGCATACAAAGAGAAGCGACCTCGCGAGAGCAAGCGGACCTCATAAAGTGCGTCGTAGTCCGGATCGGAGTCTGCAACTCGACTCCGTGAAGTCGGAATCGCTAGTAATCGTGGATCAGAATGCCACGGTGAATACGTTCCCGGGCCTTGTACACACCGCCCGTCACACCATGGGAGTGGGTTGCAAAAGAAGTAGGTAGCTTAACCTTCGGGAGGGCGCTTACCACTTTGTGATTCATGACTGGGGTGAAGTCGTAACAAGGTAACCGTAGGGGAACCTGCGGTTGGATCACCTCCTTACCTGAAGATACGGTTTTGTGAAGTGCTCACACAGATTGTCTGATGAAATTAAAGAAGAGCGTAAAATGCCTGCAGGCTTGTAGCTCAGGTGGTTAGAGCGCACCCCTGATAAGGGTGAGGTCGGTGGTTCAAGTCCACTCAGGCCTACCAACTTTCTTCTCATGCTGCGTTAAAGCGCCGCTCGTATAGTGAGCTGTACGTCGCGACCTTTTGCTTTGTCTGAAAAGAAATTACCGCTTGAAAAAGCGGGACCTCTGGTAAGCGAGCGTTTTGCACAACTCTATGGGGCTATAGCTCAGCTGGGAGAGCGCCTGCCTTGCACGCAGGAGGTCAGCGGTTCGATCCCGCTTAGCTCCACCATCAACGACCCCACGTTGATAACACTTCAGAATGCATTGTTAAGTGCATTGTGAAGTTATTGCTCTTTAACAATCCGGAACAAGCTGAAAATTTGAAACGACATATTGTTCTCATTCTCCGTAATAAGAATGAAGTAATGATATGTTCGAGTCTCTCAAATGTTTGCAGTCTGCAAGCGTGTTAAACGCCTGTGGGTTGTGAGGTTAAGTGACTAAGCGTACACGGTGGATGCCCTGGCAGTCAGAGGCGATGAAGGGCGTGCTAATCTGCGATAAGCGTCGGTAAGGTGATATGAACCGCAACAGCCGACGATACCCGAATGGGGAAACCCAGTGCAATCCGTTGCACTATCATGTCATGAATACATAGTGGCATGAGGCGAACCGGGGGAACTGAAACATCTAAGTACCCCGAGGAAAAGAAATCAACCGAGATTCCCTGAGTAGCGGCGAGCGAAAGGGGAAGAGCCCGGAACCATCATCATCAGCTGTGTTAGTGGAAGCGTCTGGAAAGTCGCAGGATACAGGGTGAAACTCCCGTACACAAAAGCACAGTTGTTGTGAGTTCGAAGAGTAGGGCGGGACACGTGTTATCCTGTCTGAATATGGGGGGACCATCCTCCAAGGCTAAATACTCCTGACTGACCGATAGTGAACCAGTACCGTGAGGGAAAGGCGAAAAGAACCCCGGCGAGGGGAGTGAAACAGAACCTGAAACCGTGTACGTACAAGCAGTGGGAGCCTACTAGTTGGGTGACTGCGTACCTTTTGTATAATGGGTCAGCGACTTATATTCTGTAGCAAGGTTAACCGTATAGGGGAGCCGCAGGGAAACCGAGTCTTAACTGGGCGTTAAGTTGCAGGGTATAGACCCGAAACCCGGTGATCTAGCCATGGGCAGGTTGAAGGTTGGGTAACACTAACTGGAGGACCGAACCGACTAATGTTGAAAAATTAGCGGATGACTTGTGGCTGGGGGTGAAAGGCCAATCAAACCGGGAGATAGCTGGTTCTCCCCGAAAGCTATTTAGGTAGCGCCTCGTGAACTCATCTTCGGGGGTAGAGCACTGTTTCGGCTAGGGGGCCATCCCGGCTTACCAACCCGATGCAAACTACGAATACCGAAGAATGTTATCACGGGAGACACACGGCGGGTGCTAACGTCCGTCGTGAAGAGGGAAACAACCCAGACCGCCAGCTAAGGTCCCAAAGTCATGGTTAAGTGGGAAACGATGTGGGAAGGCCCAGACAGCCAGGATGTTGGCTTAGAAGCAGCCATCATTTAAAGAAAGCGTAATAGCTCACTGGTCGAGTCGGCCTGCGCGGAAGATGTAACGGGGCTAAACCATGCACCGAAGCTGCGGCAGCGACACTATGTGTTGTTGGGTAGGGGAGCGTTCTGTAAGCCGTTGAAGGTGAACTGTGAGGTTTGCTGGAGGTATCAGAAGTGCGAATGCTGACATAAGTAACGATAAAGCGGGTGAAAAGCCCGCTCGCCGGAAGACCAAGGGTTCCTGTCCAACGTTAATCGGGGCAGGGTGAGTCGACCCCTAAGGCGAGGCCGAAAGGCGTAGTCGATGGGAAACGGGTTAATATTCCCGTACTTGTTGTTACTGCGAAGGGGGGACGGAGAAGGCTATGTTATCCGGGCGACGGTTGTCCCGGTTTAAGCGTGTAGGCTGGTGTTCCAGGTAAATCCGGAGCACTAAGGCTGAGGCGTGATGACGAGGTACTACGGTACTGAAGTAACAAATGCCCTGCTTCCAGGAAAAGCCTCTAAGCATCAGGTAACGATAAATCGTACCCCAAACCGACACAGGTGGTCAGGTAGAGAATACCAAGGCGCTTGAGAGAACTCGGGTGAAGGAACTAGGCAAAATGGTGCCGTAACTTCGGGAGAAGGCACGCTGGTGCGTAGGTGGAGGGACTTGCTCCCCGAGCCGAAGCCAGTCGAAGATACCAGCTGGCTGCAACTGTTTATTAAAAACACAGCACTGTGCAAACACGAAAGTGGACGTATACGGTGTGACGCCTGCCCGGTGCCGGAAGGTTAATTGATGGGGTTATCCGTAAGGAGAAGCTCTTGATTGAAGCCCCGGTAAACGGCGGCCGTAACTATAACGGTCCTAAGGTAGCGAAATTCCTTGTCGGGTAAGTTCCGACCTGCACGAATGGCGTAATGATGGCCAGGCTGTCTCCACCCGAGACTCAGTGAAATTGAACTCGCTGTGAAGATGCAGTGTACCCGCGGCAAGACGGAAAGACCCCGTGAACCTTTACTACAGCTTGACACTGAACATTGAACCTTGATGTGTAGGATAGGTGGGAGGCACTGAAGTGCGGACGCCAGTCTGCATGGAGCCGACCTTGAAATACCACCCTTTAATGTTTGATGTTCTAACCTGGCGCCGTAATCCGGCGTGGGGACAGTGTCTGGTGGGTAGTTTGACTGGGGCGGTCTCCTCCCAAAGAGTAACGGAGGAGCACGAAGGTTGGCTAATCCTGGTCGGACATCAGGAGGTTAGTGCAATGGCAAAAGCCAGCTTGACTGCGAGAGTGACGGCTCGAGCAGGTGCGAAAGCAGGTCATAGTGATCCGGTGGTTCTGAATGGAAGGGCCATCGCTCAACGGATAAAAGGTACTCCGGGGATAACAGGCTGATACCGCCCAAGAGTTCATATCGACGGCGGTGTTTGGCACCTCGATGTCGGCTCATCACATCCTGGGGCTGAAGTAGGTCCCAAGGGTACGGCTGTTCGCCGTTTAAAGTGGTACGCGAGCTGGGTTTAGAACGTCGTGAGACAGTTCGGTCCCTATCTGCCGTGGGCGCTGGAGAACTGAGAGGGGTTGCTCCTAGTACGAGAGGACCGGAGTGAACGCACCACTGGTGTACGGGTTGTGATGCCAATTGCATTGCCCGGTAGCTAAGTGCGGAAAAGATAAGCGCTGAAAGCATCTAAGCGCGAAACTTGCCTCGAGATGAGTTCTCCCTGAGACTTTAAGTTTCCTGAAGGGACGTTGAAGACGACGACGTTGATAGGCCGGGTGTGTAAGCGCAGCGATGCGTTGAGCTAACCGGTACTAATGACCCGAGAGGCTTAACCTTACAACGCCAGAGGCGTTTAGAGAGACAGAATTTTCAGCTTGATTCACCGGATTTTAGAAAAATTTAGCGGATTAGAAAAATTTAGCGGAAACGAAAGATTTTGTGCTGAAGCAAGGCGGCAACCGAGACGATGAGAAGGAGCATACGCTGGTATGTGACTGAACATCGCGATAGCAGCCAACGCAGCAGCAGTGCAAAAGATTTGTTTCTGGCACCAAGAATTTGCCTGGCGGCAGTAGCGCGGTGGTCCCACCTGACCCCATGCCGAACTCAGAAGTGAAACGCCGTAGCGCCGATGGTAGTGTGGGGTCTCCCCATGCGAGAGTAGGGAACTGCCAGGCATCAAACAGAAAAGCCCTGCACATCGTGCAGGGCTTTTTTTTATGCTTCATTTACTCGTTGTGATTTATCGATGGAGTCTCTCTTCAATCGATGAAGATTTTTATGATCGCTGATGAAACTACTCCAGCACTCAATACACTGACACGATGATGTTTATGAAAGAAAGATAAGAGTCGCTGCACTGTAAAAAACCCGGCTTATTACGCCGGGTATAGATATCAGCTTAGTGGATGACCTGGGAAAGGAATGCCTGCGTGCGTTCTGATTGAGGATTTGAAAAGAAACTTTCTGGTGGTGCTTCTTCGACAATTTCTCCACGATCCATAAAGATCACCCTGTCCGCGACTGTTCGTGCAAATCCCATTTCATGTGTGACACATAACATGGTCATACCATCCTCTGCCAGCGTGATCATGGTATCAAGTACCTCCTTCACCATCTCTGGATCCAGCGCCGAAGTCGGCTCATCAAACAACATAATTTTTGGTTTCATACACAGTGAGCGTGCAATAGCGACTCGCTGCTGCTGCCCGCCTGAAAGCTGCCCGGGAAACTTATGCGCGTGCTCGGCGATTCGTACGCGTTCAAGATAGTGCATTGCCAGCTGCTCTGCTTCTTTCTTTGGTGTTTTACGTACCCAGATTGGTGCAAGGGTACAATTCTGCAACACCGTCAGATGCGGGAAGAGGTTAAAATGCTGAAAAACCATCCCGACTTCTGTTCGTACGCGCTCAATATTACGCAGGTCTTCATTGAGATGGATACCATCTACCATGATACGACCCTGCTGGTAGGCTTCAAGATGATTGATGCAGCGGATAGTGGTCGATTTGCCAGAACCTGACGGGCCGCACAGTACGATACGTTCACGTGCATTTACCTGCAGATTGATATCTTTTAATACATGGAACTGACCGTACCACTTATTGACGTTATCGAAGGTAATCATCATGGTATCTTCGGATTGTGCTAAATGTTGTGCCATTTTTTAACCTTAACGTGAAGTGCGTCCGGTATGAAAGCGCTTTTCCAAATGCTGGCTGTAGCGCGACATGCTGAAACAGAAAATCCAGTAAACCAGGGCAGCAAAGACATAGCCCTCGGTCGACACGCCTAACCAGTCGGGATCAACAGTGGCTTGTTGCACACTGCTGAAAAGATCAAACAACCCGATGATAATCACCAGACTGGTATCTTTGAAAAGGGCGATGATGGTGTTAACCAAACCTGGAATAACCAATTTTAAAGCCTGGGGTAGAATCACCAAGCCTTGTGTTTTCCAGTAACCCAATGCTAGTGACTGTGCCGCTTCATATTGCCCTTTCGGCAACGCCTGCAGACCGCCGCGTACGACTTCAGCAACATACGCGGACTGAAACAGAACAACCCCGACCAGCGCCCGGATTAGTTTGTCGATGTTGCTCCCTTCAGACATGAAGAGTGGCAACATTACTGAAGACATGAATAGCACGGTAATAAGGGGAACACCGCGCCAGAATTCAATGAAAATGACAGAGAGAGCACGTACAACAGGTAATGTTGACTGCCTGCCGAGAGCCAGTAGTATTCCCAGCGGTAAAGCTCCGGCTATACCCACTGCAGCGATAATTAGCGTTAGAGTCAGACCTCCCCACTGACGAGTTTCCACACGTTCCAGACCGAGGAAACCGCCATATAATAGAATCCAGATAATAAGTGGGAAAAGTACTGCCCACGCTGCAAGGTAACGACCGCGGTGAGTAAAACGTTTAGTAAATAGAGGAATTACAGAAATGATGGTAATCACCAGAGCAATATTGATGCGCCAGCGTAATTCGTGAGGATAAAGTCCATACATAAACTGACCAAAACGGGCGTGTATGAACACCCAGCAGGCACCCTCTTTTGTACAATCTGCTTTGGTGGTGCCGAGCCAGTTAGCCTGGAAGAGCAACCAGTTGAGCGCCGGAGGCAGTACAGAAAAAATGATCCACAGGCAGACGAGGGTCAGGATGCTATTGGTCCAGCTGGAAAACAGGTTTCGTCTTATCCACCACAACACACGGATCGCGGGTGCTGTGGATGGCGCTGTCTGGGGAGAGAATGGTTTTATCATCATATGTCCATTAGCGCTCTATCAGGCGGATTTTACGGTTATAAATGCTCATCAACAGAGAGATGGTTAAACTAATCGTCAGGTAGACTCCCATTGTGATGGCAATAGTTTCAATAGCCTGTCCTGTTTGATTGAGTACAGTGCCTGCGAACAGCGAAACCATATCGGGGTAGCCAATTGCGGCAGCCAGTGAAGAGTTTTTAACGATATTCAGATACTGACTGGTCATTGGTGGAATGATCACCCGCATTGCCTGAGGAATGATGACCTGACGTAACGTTACCGGATTGGGTAGTCCGAGAGATCGGGCTGCTTCTTCCTGACCATGTGGTACAGACTGGATACCAGAACGAATAATTTCGGCAATAAACGAAGAAGTATAAATGGATAAGGCGAGTGTCAGCGCTGCCAGCTCAGGGATAAGTACCACCCCCCCACGAAAGTTAAAACCACGTAATGCGGGGATATTCCAATGCATCGCCGGACCAAAACAGCACAAGGCAAGACCGGGCAGCCCGATAAATAGCGCAAGCACGATAGGCCATGTTCGGCGGTGGGTTCCGGTTTTTAACTGATACTGTCGATTGAAGCGTGATACAGCAACACTCCCGGCCAGCGCAAGAAGAACAGCGATCACGGTGGGCCAGGTTCCTGGAACATATTCCGGCCATGGGAGATAGAGCCCCCGGTTACTGATGAAAATGGCATCGAATGCCCCGGCTGCCTCTCTGGGGCCGGGCAAGTTACGTAGTACAGCAAAGTACCAGAAGAAAATCTGCAGCAACGGTGGAATATTACGGAAGATCTCAATATAGATCCCCGATGCTTTTTTCAATAACCAGTTATCTGACAGTCGAGCCAGGGCGATGAAAAAGCCAAGCAGTGAGGCAAAAATGATACACAATACCGAAACCAGTAAGGTATTTGTCAGGCCGACAAGAAAGACCCTTGCGTAGGTATCGCCTTCATCATCATCAATCAGATGCTGGACAATGCCAAATCCGGCTTTACGGTCAAGAAAAGCGAAACCCGAGGTAATGCCACGGCTGTTAAGATTGGTGATGACGTTATGGATCAGATAACCACAGGCTGCCAGCACGATAACAATAGCAATGATCTGATAGATCCAGGCGCGAGTGGCAGGATTACTTAATGAAAAATCCTTTTCTACGCGGGGACGTTGGGACATATAGCAACCTCAGGGACCAGAATGCAAAGTCAGGCACCGGTAGACCGGTGCCCTGTTAAGTAGAATTAACGTACTGGTGGTGCGTACTGAATACCACCCTGGTTCCACAATGCATTCTGGCCACGGGCAATTTTCAACGGACTGTCTTTACCTACGTTACGATCAAAGACTTCCTGATAATTACCAACTTGTTTGATGATGTTATAAGCCCATTTATTATCGAGCTTCAGATCTTTACCGAAGTCACCCTCGGCACCCAGCAGGTGTGCCATATCAGGTGTGCTTGGTTTCGCTGCCATCTGGTCAATGTTAGCGGAAGTGATGCCCATTTCTTCAGCATTCAGCATTGCGAAGAGTGACCATTTCACGATGGTGAACCAGTCATCATCACCACGACGCACCACTGGCCCCAGAGGTTCTTTGGAGATAACTTCGGGAAGAACAATGAAGTCATCTGGTTTGCCCAGTTTGATACGTAGTGCATAAAGTTGTGACTGATCGGAAGAGAGAGTATCGCAGCGTCCACTGTCGAGTGCTTTTGCTGATTCATCTGAGCGGTCGAATGTAACCGGGGTATATTGCATTTTATTCGCTTTGAAGTAATCAGCGACATTCAGTTCCGTATCAGTACCTGCCTGGATACAGACAGTGGCGCCATCCAGCTCTTTGGCGCTTTTCAGACCGGCTTTTTTATGAGTCAGGAATCCGATACCGTCATAGTAGTTCACACCAGCGAAGATAAAGCCCATACCGCCATCCCGCGAGGAAGTCCAGGTGGTATTACGCGAAAGAATATCAACTTCACCGGACTGTAAGGCAGTGAAGCGCTCTTTTGCGGTGAGTGGAGTGTACTTCACTTTAGATGCATCACCAAAAATGGCCGCAGCAGTGGCACGGCATACATCGACATCAATACCACTGAATTTACCGCTGGCATCAGCATAAGAGAAGCCAGGCAAGCCGTCACTAATACCACATTGTACAAAGCCTTTTTTCTTGATGCTGTCGAGCGTAGCACCGGCATGGGCGTGATTAACGATACCAAACAGTGCGGTTGCAGTAACCAGAGTGGAGAGCATTATTTTTTTCATAAAGCATCCTGTGTGACGAATCTGTTTTAACTTTTTAGGTGCACACTGACGTGCACGCTAAACGACGGCGGTGGCCGTTGTCGTCTTTGCAAAGAAAGTGCCAGAATCGATATCTCTATGAAGAGAAAGGGATAGTCTTTTTTTATTACTCGCCTATTGGCGATTTGAACAGAGGAATGCACCAAAGAAGGGCGTCATCTTCTTTTTTGTACAAACCTGGTGCATTTTGGGGGGCCGGAAGATTGTGGCGCGGGGTAATGTAGAAACCTCGCTGCTCAGTACAGCGAGTGCTCACCCGCGGGACGCGTTTTAAAACGGCGATGCAGCCAGAGGTATTGATTAGGTGCTCGCAGGATCTCTGTTTCGATCACCTTATTCATATAAGCCGCGGCCGCCTCTTCATTATCGATCGGATAATCTTTGAGCTCAGGCTGAATAATGAGCTCGTAGCCAGCGCCTGATTCCTTACGGATCAGAACCACGGTAATCATGGCTGGCCTTGCCATGCGTGCAAGCATCCATGTACCACTGGTGGTTGCGGCGCGAGGTACAGCAAACAGGGGGGCAAAGACACTACCTTTGGGGCCGTAATCCTGATCCGGAGCAAACCATACCGCTTCGCCATGGCGCAGTGCTTGCACCATGCCGCGTAAATCACGGCGATTTATCATTGCTTTGTTGGAACGCATACGTCCTTTTGTCTGAACCCATTCCATCAACTTATTATTGTGCGGCCGATACATTGCCATCATCGGTTGACAAAGTCCCATTGCCCGGCCACCTAATTCGAGTGACATAAAGTGTACGCCGATAATCAGCACACCTTTACCATTCTTTTGCGCTTTAGCCAGATTGTCTAGTCCACTGACGGAGAACCAGCGTTTTACGCGACGATCTGACCAAAACCAGGCCATACCCGTCTCCAGCAGGCCCATACCGAGGGACTCAAAATTCTTGATAATACGTTCTTCCAGCTGTGCTTCAGTGATATCAGGAAAACAGAGCTGCAGATTACGACGTGTGATAGACATGCGACGTTTGAGGAGGTGACGAGAGGTTCTTCCTAACCATTTTCCTGTCACTTGCAATACAGGAAAAGGTAGCTGCACCAGCAAAAAAAGCACACCTAAGCCAAGCCATGTAATCCAATAACGTGGATGAAGCAGAGCAATATGAAAGGAAGGGGCGATTTTCATTACGTTATCTTTTTCTCCTTAAACTCAGATAAAATAACGCTTGCAGACAGGGCTCCATAGCGATACTGAGAATCAGACATCCTTTTTCTGACAAAGTTGATGCACTGTACCGTACTTTACATAAATCAGACAAACCATCCAGAATAAAGGCGCTGTCAGTTCACAGCGCCTTTATCATCGCCATGGCGAACTCAGGATCAGTTCATACCATATTTTTTAAGTTTCTTACGCAATGTACCCCTATTTATACCCATCATCAGCGCCGCTCGGGTCTGATTTCCACGGGTATATTGCATTACCATATCTAACAGGGGCTGTTCTACTTCAGCCAGTACCAGCTCATACAGGTCACTTACATCCTGACCGTTTAGTTGGGCAAAATAGTTCTTCAGTGCTTGTTTTACCGAATCACGAAGTGGTTTTTGTGTGACCTGATCTTGTGAATTTAAAGTGGAAACGGTCAGTACGTCAGAATTTACGCGTTGTTCGAACATAGTTCTGTCAGCTCTTTATTTCTATTACGTAAGTTTTGCGAAGTATGCCTCCAACGCCGCCAGCTGTTCGCTGGTGTTCTCAATGGCGTTGAATGTGCGCCGAAACTGGTCATTCGGGGCGTGTTCCTGGAGATACCGGGAAACGTGTTTACGGGCAATGCGATAGCCTTTCTCACAACCATAAAAGCTGTATAACGCTTGCAAATGCCCGATAAGCGAGTGCTTAACCTCTGCCAGAGGCATGGGTTGCAGCAACTCCCCTGTGTCCAGATAATGTTGGATTTCCCGAAAGATCCAAGGTCTTCCCTGAGCGGCCCTTCCTATCATCAGAGCATCGGCTCCTGTATAGTCAAGTACAGCTCTGGCTATTAGCGGGTCAGTAATATCACCGTTCGCAATAACAGGAATGGTGACATGCTGCTTAACTGTCCGAATACTGTCATATTCGGCATCACCATTAAATAAACACGCACGTGTGCGGCCATGAATGGTGAGTGCCTGTATACCACAACGTTCAGCCAATTGGGCAATTTCTACGCAATTGCGATTATCGCTATCCCAGCCAGTCCGTATCTTCAGAGTGACCGGAATATCTACTGCATTCACTACGGCACTCAGGATGGATTTTACTAACTCCGGGTACCGTAGCAGAGCCTGCCATTTTACGATTCACTTTTTTAGCAGGACATCCCATATTGATATCAATCAGCTGGGCACCTGATTTTGCGTTAATGCGGGCTGCTTCGGCCATTTCTTCAGGGTCACCCCCGGCAATTTGTACTGCCCGGATACCTGGCTCATCACTGTGCACCATACGAAGCCGGGATTTGTCGCTTGCCCAAACTTCCGGGTTGGATGACAGCATCTCAGAAACTGTCATGCCTGCCCCCATCGTGTAACACAGCGTTCGAAAGGGGCGGTCGGAAACGCCGGCCATCGGTGCGGCAATTAATCGATTAGGCAGCTGGTAATTCCCGATGCGCATGTAAAAAGTGACCAATGAGTATCCGCAAGGCGGCGTATATTACGCATTTTTTTTGCAAGATGAAAGGACAAACTTTGAACAATCGGCCTGATGTTGTTATTTTTTGGTATTTTACGCGATGGGAAATATCATAAAATCATTAATAAACAATGTGATATGTTTTTATTTTACTTTTTCGCGCCGGTAAGAGAATTCAACTTACTAAAAGATAAAAGCTAAAATCAGAGCTAAATCAGGAGAAATAAGGCCCGAATCTGACCAGCAAGAGCATATCTCGCTGCTGGTCAGTGAAGACAAAATCGTTACTCGACGATCACTCGTCCACGTAAGGGTTGAATGGGGCGGTTATTCGTGTGTTTCAGGATTTTCGTGAATTTGTTAAGCTGTTTTTCGGAAAGAGTAAGGGGCTGTTTTATCACCAGCCAACTTAATCCTTCACTGCAAGGTGGTGTTGTCAATGAACCACTGAAACGGTAGTAGCTCTTATCTTCAGGAAATAAAGGAGCAAGGTCGATAGTTTTTTTCAGAGGCTGGCTGTCATCTACTTTTTCAGGTACAGCCTGGAGAATGGTGTTCAGCGTACTGTTTTCTTTACCAATATCAAACATGACAGCGATGACGGCGACTTCCCCATCGCTGTTTGCATGTACAAAGTGCGCTTCCAGTGGGTAGGACTTATCGAAGATATGATTTTCACTCGGCGTATGGAAATGGAATTGTTTAAGAATAAACTTCTCATTATCCAGGATGAAGTCATCGCCATCGTTAACGGTAATCTGAATGGTATGTAGTGGCACACTGAATTTGGCCACCTGAGCAGAGGTGATATGCTCACCTCAACATCTTATAGGTGAACCAATGAGCAAAGCATTTACTGCTGAATTTAAAGTCGAAGCGGCAAAACTGGTCCTGGATCAGAACTACACTCACGGCGAGGCGGCTAAGGCGATGAACGTCAGCCTCTCCGCCATCAACCGCCGGGTAAAA is a window from the Erwinia sp. genome containing:
- the cah_1 gene encoding Carbonic anhydrase (ID:JIFNMEKO_00014;~source:Prodigal:2.6); protein product: MPLHTIQITVNDGDDFILDNEKFILKQFHFHTPSENHIFDKSYPLEAHFVHANSDGEVAVIAVMFDIGKENSTLNTILQAVPEKVDDSQPLKKTIDLAPLFPEDKSYYRFSGSLTTPPCSEGLSWLVIKQPLTLSEKQLNKFTKILKHTNNRPIQPLRGRVIVE
- the dus_2 gene encoding tRNA-dihydrouridine(20/20a) synthase (ID:JIFNMEKO_00013;~source:Prodigal:2.6), whose product is MRIGNYQLPNRLIAAPMAGVSDRPFRTLCYTMGAGMTVSEMLSSNPEVWASDKSRLRMVHSDEPGIRAVQIAGGDPEEMAEAARINAKSGAQLIDINMGCPAKKVNRKMAGSATVPGVSKIHPECRSECSRYSGHSEDTDWLG
- the dus_1 gene encoding putative tRNA-dihydrouridine synthase (ID:JIFNMEKO_00012;~source:Prodigal:2.6) — translated: MNAVDIPVTLKIRTGWDSDNRNCVEIAQLAERCGIQALTIHGRTRACLFNGDAEYDSIRTVKQHVTIPVIANGDITDPLIARAVLDYTGADALMIGRAAQGRPWIFREIQHYLDTGELLQPMPLAEVKHSLIGHLQALYSFYGCEKGYRIARKHVSRYLQEHAPNDQFRRTFNAIENTSEQLAALEAYFAKLT